In Corynebacterium nuruki S6-4, the following proteins share a genomic window:
- a CDS encoding GntP family permease, translating into MTDSPTYLVGVLVVSILLLIFLINWRTKLHPFLALSVTSLFAAVAAGLPLADIPENLVDGAGGTLGETGLVVFLGAMLGRLLADSGAVGRIADLVVEHSSPRTAPWVMTGVAFLIGMPMFFEVGLVVLMPVIYAVALRLDVAAGRPKTWYLRILIPAVAALSCLHGMLPPHPGPTIAVNGLDANIGLTIGLGLICAVPAVVLSGPVYAHFIAPRIRLEPSDDLVRQYAGTTPDEAEKQQDASGDGASALATVRKRVGADSGNELSPVPTWLAFVCVLVPVVLMLFETLVDLVAPDSVLKTPAALVGQPVIAMLAGVLFAGTVLAWSSRMTGGDVKKSFGSSLGSVAGVALIIAGGGMFNEVLKTSDINDALVDVISGWDMNYILLGWIIGLVLSFCTGSATVGIVSATGILAPLVAGMAPAYISLVVIGIGSGSVGLNWVNHAGFWFVKESFGMTLGQATKTHMTVQTLVSIFGLLMALLLSVFV; encoded by the coding sequence ATGACTGATTCTCCTACCTACCTGGTCGGGGTCCTCGTGGTCTCGATCCTGTTGCTCATCTTCCTGATCAACTGGCGGACGAAACTGCACCCCTTCCTCGCATTGTCTGTGACCTCGTTGTTTGCCGCCGTCGCCGCCGGCCTGCCGCTGGCGGACATTCCGGAGAATCTTGTCGACGGTGCCGGCGGCACCCTCGGTGAGACCGGTCTGGTGGTGTTCCTCGGAGCGATGCTCGGCCGCCTGCTCGCCGATTCCGGTGCGGTGGGACGCATCGCCGACCTAGTCGTGGAACACAGCTCGCCCCGGACCGCGCCGTGGGTGATGACGGGTGTGGCCTTCCTCATCGGTATGCCGATGTTCTTCGAGGTAGGACTCGTGGTGCTCATGCCGGTGATCTACGCCGTAGCCCTGCGGCTCGATGTCGCGGCCGGACGTCCGAAGACCTGGTACCTCCGCATTCTCATCCCTGCTGTTGCAGCCCTGTCCTGTCTGCACGGCATGCTGCCGCCGCATCCCGGTCCGACGATCGCGGTCAACGGGCTGGACGCCAACATCGGCCTCACCATCGGCCTCGGTCTGATCTGCGCGGTACCTGCCGTCGTGCTTTCGGGGCCGGTGTACGCCCATTTCATTGCCCCACGGATCCGGCTTGAGCCCTCGGACGATCTGGTCCGGCAGTACGCCGGCACCACTCCCGACGAGGCGGAAAAGCAGCAGGACGCCTCCGGCGACGGTGCGTCCGCGCTGGCGACGGTCAGGAAACGGGTCGGAGCGGACTCCGGCAATGAACTGTCACCGGTGCCGACCTGGCTGGCGTTCGTCTGCGTGCTCGTCCCGGTGGTCCTCATGCTGTTTGAGACCCTCGTGGATCTCGTTGCGCCGGACTCGGTGCTCAAGACTCCCGCTGCGCTGGTCGGTCAACCGGTCATCGCCATGCTTGCCGGCGTCCTGTTCGCCGGGACGGTCCTCGCCTGGAGCAGTCGCATGACCGGTGGCGACGTGAAGAAATCCTTCGGCTCCTCACTCGGTTCTGTCGCCGGGGTCGCCCTGATCATCGCCGGTGGCGGGATGTTCAACGAGGTACTGAAGACCTCCGACATCAACGACGCCCTGGTCGACGTCATCTCCGGCTGGGACATGAACTACATCCTGCTCGGCTGGATCATCGGTCTGGTGCTGTCGTTCTGTACCGGCTCGGCCACCGTCGGCATCGTCAGTGCCACCGGTATCCTCGCGCCGTTGGTGGCGGGGATGGCTCCCGCGTACATCTCCCTGGTGGTCATCGGGATCGGGTCCGGGTCGGTGGGGTTGAACTGGGTGAACCATGCCGGATTCTGGTTCGTCAAGGAGTCTTTCGGTATGACGCTCGGTCAGGCGACGAAGACGCACATGACGGTGCAGACGCTCGTCTCGATCTTCGGTCTGCTCATGGCTCTGCTGCTCTCGGTGTTCGTGTAG
- a CDS encoding PucR family transcriptional regulator: MTEHTVHPATRGMTVRETLALPAFRHTAVHVLVGADKLDTPVRWVHVTESTRAGQLLRGGELLLATGSGWGTDPAARRALVRAFHDAGAAALLLEIGEFWTEVPPEVTQTCRATGLPLVTTGSEIRFRDVSEQVHSTLLDREVATVEAMREVAETFTTMIVDGAPPQQLIRQAARLLGAPVILEDPAHRVVHYAVGLEQPSTLLDNWTSRSSRWAGAVGRTGTVAEPVPLPAPDAGWCVDVMARGTHWGRLITLGTPTPDAGASHVLRQAAVALAVERLGAARPFTWEDLLNRSALDRLTGTLYTTTDGLAEVLAASGFRTRNRSLIALEVRGPGTSGPVEAATVRRIADRTGWDVLAAPGSVTPGSATAPTSGAASDRISAAVSAPAGGDPLGTLRTLADWPGTAVLVSPPQRDVGALSRTLRSLGRIRDAAPGVTVVGGTPVSTVIDELRDDVHVRDFAARLLEPLLDYDHRHDGDLVETTAAVLRHPSSRSAAAEDLHLSRTSLYSRIATIERLLGMDLGDGETQFALGLALRTR, translated from the coding sequence GTGACTGAACACACTGTCCACCCCGCCACCCGCGGCATGACCGTGCGCGAGACACTCGCCCTGCCCGCCTTCCGCCACACCGCCGTCCACGTCCTCGTCGGCGCCGACAAGCTCGACACCCCCGTGCGCTGGGTCCACGTCACCGAATCCACCCGCGCCGGCCAGCTGCTGCGCGGCGGGGAACTCCTGCTCGCCACCGGCTCCGGCTGGGGGACGGACCCCGCCGCCCGGCGCGCCCTGGTCCGTGCCTTCCACGATGCCGGCGCCGCCGCCCTGCTCCTCGAGATCGGCGAGTTCTGGACCGAGGTACCGCCGGAGGTGACGCAGACCTGCCGGGCCACCGGCCTGCCGTTGGTGACGACCGGCTCCGAGATCCGGTTCCGGGACGTGTCCGAACAGGTCCACTCCACCCTGCTCGACCGGGAGGTCGCCACCGTCGAGGCGATGCGCGAGGTCGCCGAGACGTTCACCACCATGATCGTCGACGGTGCCCCACCCCAGCAGCTCATCCGGCAGGCGGCCCGACTGCTCGGCGCCCCGGTGATCCTGGAGGATCCCGCCCACCGGGTGGTCCACTACGCGGTCGGCCTGGAACAGCCCTCGACCCTGCTGGACAACTGGACGTCCCGGTCGTCCCGCTGGGCCGGGGCGGTCGGTCGGACCGGGACGGTCGCCGAACCGGTCCCCCTGCCCGCACCGGACGCCGGCTGGTGCGTCGACGTCATGGCGCGGGGCACCCACTGGGGCCGGCTCATCACCCTCGGGACCCCGACGCCGGACGCCGGGGCGTCCCACGTCCTGCGCCAGGCCGCGGTGGCGCTGGCGGTGGAACGGCTCGGCGCGGCCCGCCCGTTCACCTGGGAGGACCTGCTCAACCGCTCGGCACTCGACCGGTTGACCGGCACGCTCTACACCACCACCGACGGGCTGGCGGAGGTACTGGCCGCCTCAGGGTTCCGGACCCGCAACCGCTCGCTGATCGCCCTGGAGGTCCGTGGTCCGGGAACATCCGGCCCGGTGGAGGCCGCCACGGTGCGCCGGATCGCCGACCGCACCGGGTGGGACGTCCTCGCCGCACCGGGGTCAGTCACCCCCGGGTCGGCGACCGCCCCCACCTCCGGGGCTGCGTCCGACCGGATCAGCGCAGCGGTCTCCGCGCCCGCCGGCGGCGATCCGCTCGGCACGCTGCGCACCCTGGCCGACTGGCCGGGCACGGCGGTGCTGGTCTCCCCGCCGCAGCGTGACGTCGGCGCGCTGTCGCGCACCCTGCGGTCGCTGGGCCGGATCCGGGACGCCGCGCCCGGGGTGACGGTCGTCGGCGGGACGCCGGTCTCGACCGTCATCGACGAGCTGCGGGACGACGTCCATGTCCGGGATTTCGCCGCCCGGCTCCTGGAACCGCTGCTCGACTACGACCACCGCCACGACGGCGATCTCGTCGAGACCACGGCTGCGGTGCTGCGCCATCCGTCGTCCCGCTCGGCGGCGGCCGAGGACCTTCATCTGTCGCGGACGTCGCTGTACTCGCGGATCGCGACGATCGAACGGCTCCTCGGCATGGATCTCGGCGACGGGGAGACCCAGTTCGCGCTGGGGCTGGCACTGCGGACGCGGTGA